A genomic stretch from Flavobacterium humidisoli includes:
- the aspD gene encoding aspartate 4-decarboxylase produces the protein MAIDISKIKTSREVEKTLQTLSPFEIKNELIHLADESALKSTAITLNAGRGNPNWIATVPREAFFLFGQFALEECRNVMEEQGILAGIVQNKSGVAARFEAFLLKHKDTPAAALLEKTYHYGVDKHDFDGDAWIREWIEAVIGFNYPVPDRMLSQIEIIVHDYLVQEMCGAGNDKGKFDIFAVEGGTAAMCYIFDSLMQNHLTERGDKIALLTPTFTPYIEIPELDRYKFDVVYVEASGVGENGFHTWQYPNSELDKLKDPAVKVAFVVNPSNPPSSAMSTDTLNYIADIVKNHNPGLMVITDDVYGTFVNNFRSLMAIIPQNTITVYSFSKYFGCTGWRLGTIAIHQDNIFDKKIANLSPALKKELHDRYSSLTLEPEKIKFIDRLVADSRQVALNHTAGLSLPQQFQMMLFSAFCLLDTQDVYKTLTQSIIHKRLSLLWEGLEVPILEDPMRAGYYSEIDIMVAAKHFYGDDFANWLKTNFEPVDILFRLAEKTAIVLLNGGGFAGPEWSIRVSLANLPTDSYLILGKNIRKILMEYVTSWENSTK, from the coding sequence ATGGCAATTGATATTTCAAAAATAAAAACATCAAGAGAGGTAGAAAAAACACTTCAAACCCTCAGCCCATTTGAAATTAAAAATGAATTAATTCATTTGGCAGATGAAAGCGCACTTAAATCTACAGCGATAACACTGAACGCTGGAAGAGGAAACCCAAACTGGATTGCTACAGTTCCTAGAGAAGCTTTTTTCCTTTTCGGACAATTTGCATTAGAAGAATGTCGCAATGTTATGGAAGAACAAGGCATACTGGCAGGAATTGTACAAAACAAAAGCGGAGTGGCAGCTCGTTTTGAAGCCTTTTTATTGAAACATAAAGATACTCCTGCAGCTGCACTTTTAGAAAAAACATATCATTATGGTGTAGACAAACATGATTTTGATGGTGATGCGTGGATTCGTGAATGGATAGAAGCTGTAATTGGGTTCAACTATCCCGTTCCAGATCGTATGCTAAGCCAAATAGAAATTATTGTGCACGATTATTTGGTGCAAGAAATGTGCGGTGCGGGAAATGATAAAGGCAAATTTGACATTTTTGCCGTTGAAGGCGGAACTGCGGCAATGTGTTATATTTTTGATTCGCTTATGCAAAACCACCTTACTGAGCGTGGTGATAAAATAGCTTTGCTTACGCCTACTTTTACGCCCTACATCGAAATTCCGGAATTAGATCGATACAAATTTGATGTAGTTTATGTAGAAGCAAGCGGAGTTGGCGAAAACGGATTCCATACCTGGCAATATCCAAATTCTGAATTAGATAAACTTAAAGACCCAGCGGTTAAAGTGGCTTTTGTGGTAAATCCGAGCAATCCACCATCTTCGGCAATGAGTACAGATACTTTAAATTATATCGCTGATATAGTAAAAAATCATAACCCTGGTTTGATGGTTATTACAGATGACGTTTATGGAACTTTCGTTAATAATTTTAGATCGTTAATGGCTATTATTCCACAAAATACCATCACAGTATATTCATTCTCAAAATATTTTGGCTGTACGGGCTGGAGACTTGGAACTATTGCCATTCATCAAGACAATATTTTCGATAAAAAGATTGCTAATTTAAGTCCGGCTCTCAAAAAAGAACTACACGATCGTTATTCCTCTCTGACATTAGAACCAGAAAAAATCAAGTTTATTGACAGACTTGTTGCCGATAGCCGACAAGTAGCTTTAAACCACACAGCAGGATTATCATTACCACAGCAATTTCAAATGATGCTTTTCTCTGCATTTTGTTTATTAGATACTCAGGATGTTTATAAAACGCTTACTCAGTCTATTATTCACAAACGTCTTAGCTTATTATGGGAAGGATTAGAAGTTCCAATTCTAGAAGATCCGATGCGTGCTGGATATTATTCTGAAATTGATATTATGGTAGCGGCAAAACACTTTTACGGAGATGATTTTGCCAATTGGCTGAAAACCAATTTTGAACCCGTTGATATATTGTTCCGTTTAGCCGAAAAGACAGCTATTGTCCTTTTAAATGGTGGAGGCTTTGCTGGACCTGAATGGAGTATCAGGGTTTCTCTTGCCAATCTTCCAACTGATAGTTATCTGATTCTTGGAAAAAATATCCGTAAAATTTTAATGGAATATGTAACCAGTTGGGAAAACTCAACAAAATAA
- the aspT gene encoding aspartate-alanine antiporter: MDWIITTLKDYPELAIFLTLSLGYFIGKFKIGSFSLGTVTSVLLVGVLVGQLDIVISPNVKSVFFLMFLFAVGYSVGPQFFGGLKKDGLPQMLYAAVVCVLCLICPYLIGKIMGYDMGLTAGMLAGSQTISAVIGVASDTINQLGIPADQKAALINKIPVAYAVTYIFGTAGSAWLLASIGPKLLGGNLVEKAKELEIQLGGDAIGDDPSIASAYDRVIYNAYQIAAHSYANNKTVADVENELESKGRRLFIQRIRRGKEIIDASPEFIIKENDVVALGGRREYMMNYVAVNEKEVLDIELLNFPVEVLSVLIVKKEVINKTIADLRHLKYMHGVVVRSLKRSGIQMPILPNTVLQKGDMIELIGIKRDVDQVATHIGYPDRPTNSTDMAFVGLGIVLGGLLGALTIKVGGVPISLSTSGGALISGLFFGWLRGQHPTFGRIPEPALWIMNNVGLNIFIAVVGITAGPSFIVGFQEAGWGLFIAGAAATAIPLILGLLIGRYIFKFHPIITLGCAAGARTTTAALGALQDAVKSKTPALGYTVTYAVGNTLLIIWGVVIILIMS; the protein is encoded by the coding sequence ATGGATTGGATTATTACTACATTAAAAGATTATCCCGAGCTAGCCATCTTTCTCACCTTGTCTCTAGGTTACTTCATCGGAAAGTTTAAAATTGGAAGCTTTTCTTTAGGAACTGTTACCAGTGTTTTGCTTGTTGGGGTACTAGTAGGACAACTAGACATTGTAATTTCTCCCAATGTTAAATCTGTCTTTTTCCTCATGTTTCTTTTCGCTGTCGGCTATAGCGTTGGACCTCAATTTTTTGGAGGATTAAAAAAAGATGGACTTCCTCAAATGCTTTATGCCGCGGTAGTATGTGTCTTGTGCCTGATCTGTCCGTATCTGATAGGCAAAATCATGGGTTACGATATGGGGCTGACCGCTGGTATGCTTGCGGGTTCTCAAACCATCTCTGCCGTTATTGGTGTTGCATCAGACACTATCAATCAGTTGGGAATTCCTGCTGATCAAAAAGCGGCATTAATTAACAAAATACCAGTTGCTTATGCTGTAACTTATATTTTCGGAACAGCCGGATCTGCTTGGTTATTGGCTTCTATCGGACCAAAATTGTTAGGTGGCAATTTAGTTGAAAAAGCAAAAGAACTCGAAATCCAACTTGGAGGAGATGCAATTGGCGATGATCCAAGTATTGCCTCTGCTTACGATCGTGTCATATACAATGCCTATCAGATTGCCGCACATTCTTATGCTAACAACAAAACAGTTGCAGATGTCGAAAATGAATTGGAAAGCAAAGGCAGACGTTTGTTTATACAGCGAATTCGAAGAGGAAAAGAAATTATAGACGCTTCTCCAGAATTTATAATTAAAGAAAATGATGTTGTTGCACTCGGCGGAAGAAGAGAATACATGATGAATTATGTCGCTGTAAATGAAAAAGAAGTGCTAGATATAGAACTTCTTAATTTTCCAGTAGAAGTTCTAAGCGTGCTAATTGTAAAAAAAGAAGTCATCAACAAAACCATTGCCGATTTGCGTCATTTAAAATATATGCATGGCGTTGTTGTAAGATCTTTAAAAAGGTCTGGAATCCAGATGCCAATTTTGCCAAATACTGTTCTTCAAAAAGGAGATATGATCGAACTGATTGGCATTAAACGAGACGTAGATCAAGTTGCAACACATATCGGTTATCCCGATCGTCCTACAAACTCTACCGATATGGCATTTGTTGGTTTAGGAATAGTATTAGGAGGACTACTTGGCGCATTAACCATTAAAGTTGGCGGAGTGCCAATAAGCCTTAGTACCAGTGGAGGTGCATTAATATCTGGACTTTTCTTCGGATGGCTAAGAGGTCAGCATCCTACTTTTGGACGAATTCCAGAACCTGCCTTGTGGATTATGAATAATGTTGGATTAAACATATTTATCGCTGTAGTGGGTATTACAGCGGGGCCAAGTTTTATTGTCGGATTTCAAGAAGCCGGATGGGGACTTTTTATTGCAGGTGCGGCAGCAACAGCAATTCCGTTAATCCTCGGACTTCTTATAGGAAGATACATTTTCAAATTCCATCCTATTATAACTTTAGGGTGTGCTGCTGGGGCAAGAACAACTACTGCCGCCCTTGGAGCTTTGCAAGATGCCGTAAAAAGCAAAACCCCTGCATTGGGTTATACCGTGACCTATGCCGTTGGTAATACGTTGCTCATTATATGGGGCGTCGTCATTATTTTAATCATGAGTTAG
- a CDS encoding LLM class flavin-dependent oxidoreductase, protein MKKIGFLSFGHWSNHPSYKTRTAADTLLQSIDLAVAAEEIGIDGAYFRVHHFAQQLASPFPLLAAIGAKTSKIEIGTGVIDMRYENPMYMVEDAGSADLISGGRLQLGISRGSPEQVIDGWSYFGYEPAAGETDADMGRKKALEFLDKLNGEGFAEPNPYPMFPNPPGLLRIEPHSEGLRERIWWGAASNATAVWAAENGMHLQSSTLKYDENGKPFHVQQAEQIRLYKEAWKNAGHQREARVSVSRSIFALVNEQDRYYFGGQAKGNDSFGYIEQDKRAIFGKSYAAEPDKLIEELAQDEAIQEADTLLLTIPNTIGVDYNIHILSSILEHVAPALGWR, encoded by the coding sequence ATGAAGAAAATAGGATTTTTATCATTTGGGCATTGGTCTAATCATCCATCATATAAAACTCGTACAGCGGCAGATACCCTGTTGCAATCTATTGATTTAGCAGTAGCAGCTGAGGAAATAGGCATCGATGGCGCTTATTTTCGAGTGCATCATTTTGCACAGCAGTTAGCTTCTCCTTTTCCTTTGCTTGCGGCTATAGGCGCAAAGACAAGCAAAATAGAGATCGGAACAGGTGTGATCGACATGCGGTACGAAAACCCAATGTATATGGTAGAAGATGCTGGATCTGCTGATTTGATATCAGGAGGACGTTTACAGTTAGGAATAAGCAGAGGATCACCGGAACAAGTTATAGACGGTTGGAGTTATTTTGGTTACGAACCTGCTGCAGGTGAAACCGATGCTGATATGGGCCGTAAAAAAGCTTTGGAGTTTTTGGATAAGCTTAACGGAGAAGGATTTGCAGAACCAAATCCGTACCCAATGTTTCCAAATCCGCCTGGATTATTGCGTATCGAACCGCATTCTGAAGGATTAAGAGAAAGAATCTGGTGGGGAGCTGCATCGAATGCAACTGCTGTTTGGGCAGCCGAAAACGGAATGCATCTTCAGAGTTCCACGCTTAAGTATGATGAAAACGGAAAACCTTTTCATGTTCAGCAAGCCGAACAGATAAGATTGTATAAAGAGGCTTGGAAAAATGCAGGCCATCAGCGTGAAGCGAGAGTTTCGGTAAGTCGTTCGATATTTGCATTGGTCAATGAGCAGGATAGATATTATTTTGGCGGACAAGCTAAAGGCAATGATAGTTTTGGTTATATCGAGCAAGACAAAAGAGCCATCTTTGGTAAAAGCTATGCAGCAGAACCCGATAAACTAATTGAAGAACTTGCTCAAGATGAAGCTATTCAAGAAGCGGATACTTTATTGCTCACTATTCCGAATACTATAGGTGTAGATTACAATATTCATATTTTGTCTTCTATTTTAGAACACGTTGCACCTGCATTGGGCTGGCGATAA
- a CDS encoding outer membrane beta-barrel protein, with translation MKSLIIKTLILFIPFLGIGQQTVISGKVQDSSTKEALPYVTVTIQDSTSKTLATAITDDLGLFTLDAAPTGSPTISFSYTGYQNHTQSLLFSGKQKIDLGTIDLISSIVQLKAVEISGQKSSVSLKLDKKVFEVGKDVLSQNGSAHDVLNGVPSVAVDAAGTVSLRGNSNVLILINGRQSGLTQSNALDQIAADQIERIEVITNPSSRYDAAGSAGIINIILKKNKKSGFNGQVRLVAGSPNDSRLNPSINFKSNKINIFSNFSIRSSDYVGLYTTDQVTNSTTSPNYMHRVQNEDRHDDGKLLYMGADYFINEHQTITAAFLKNATHDNDKTDLRYQYDSDLGNTTPDSLLTRHGKSLEKRDYSQIEFNYTRTFQQKAKKWTIDVQYDWWNSDKKWDLSTQRLLPDVMPYPGIRTSSIGNSKDFLAKTDFIQPIDSLSTLELGLKTEIRTVASNYLAEEQQNNNWVVYQNIDNALNYDETITGAYMQFSSKINAFSYMLGLRAELTDIAIKDAENAYSDKKNYNKLFPTVNLGYKFDASTLQLNYSKRIKRPSLYALYPFNEVTDLNAQYIGNPDLNPSYTDAFEMAFLKNWKTFTLNPSLYYQYEKGFIQDYTYRQDDIFLTTPINIDYEIRSGIELSTLYNPLKWLQVNAEMNYYHFKQKGNYMEQNLNYSSQNFTARLSTQIKLPAKFSFQGRYNFRGEKRNAQTISEALQSIDFGFSKLLLKDKATIVFDVTNAFNLRQYKSVTSGTDYIIKDNSIPNAARYRLSFVYRFNLTDAKAIRQANDANRD, from the coding sequence ATGAAATCACTAATAATCAAAACCTTAATTCTTTTTATTCCGTTTTTAGGAATAGGACAGCAAACCGTTATCTCTGGTAAAGTTCAAGACAGTTCTACAAAAGAAGCACTACCTTACGTAACAGTAACCATACAAGATAGTACCTCAAAAACATTGGCTACAGCCATAACAGACGATCTTGGTTTATTTACTCTTGATGCAGCGCCAACTGGCTCTCCCACTATCTCGTTTAGTTATACGGGGTATCAAAATCATACACAATCTTTACTCTTTTCAGGAAAACAAAAAATTGATTTGGGAACAATTGATTTAATAAGCAGTATTGTACAATTAAAAGCTGTTGAAATTAGTGGCCAAAAATCGAGTGTTAGTTTAAAACTAGACAAAAAGGTGTTTGAAGTTGGTAAAGATGTGCTTTCGCAAAATGGTTCTGCTCATGATGTATTAAATGGAGTTCCATCTGTCGCCGTGGATGCTGCGGGAACAGTAAGTCTTCGTGGAAATAGTAATGTTTTGATATTAATTAACGGAAGACAATCTGGACTTACCCAAAGCAATGCGCTTGATCAGATTGCAGCCGATCAGATCGAACGAATTGAGGTTATTACCAATCCTTCTTCAAGATATGATGCTGCGGGTTCTGCAGGGATTATTAATATTATACTGAAAAAGAATAAAAAAAGCGGTTTTAACGGTCAGGTTAGATTGGTTGCAGGCTCGCCAAATGATAGCCGCCTTAATCCGAGTATTAATTTTAAATCAAACAAAATCAATATTTTTTCCAATTTCAGTATTCGTTCTAGCGATTATGTGGGTTTGTACACAACCGATCAGGTAACCAATAGCACAACTTCTCCAAATTACATGCATCGCGTGCAGAATGAAGACCGTCACGACGATGGAAAATTACTTTATATGGGTGCGGATTATTTTATTAATGAACATCAAACTATAACAGCCGCTTTTTTAAAGAACGCCACACATGATAATGATAAAACCGATTTGCGTTATCAATACGATAGTGATCTAGGCAATACAACACCTGATAGTCTTTTGACAAGACACGGAAAATCATTGGAAAAACGTGATTACAGTCAAATTGAATTTAATTATACAAGAACATTCCAACAGAAAGCAAAAAAATGGACTATTGACGTTCAATACGATTGGTGGAACAGCGACAAAAAATGGGATCTTTCTACACAGCGTCTACTTCCGGACGTAATGCCTTATCCGGGCATTAGAACAAGCTCTATAGGAAACAGCAAAGATTTTCTGGCTAAGACCGATTTTATACAGCCAATTGATAGTCTTTCTACTTTAGAATTGGGATTAAAAACTGAAATTAGAACTGTAGCTAGCAATTATCTGGCAGAAGAACAACAGAACAATAATTGGGTCGTTTATCAGAATATTGATAATGCCTTAAATTACGACGAAACCATAACGGGAGCTTATATGCAATTTAGCAGTAAAATCAATGCGTTTAGTTATATGCTGGGATTAAGAGCCGAGCTTACAGATATTGCCATTAAAGATGCAGAAAATGCTTATAGCGATAAAAAAAACTATAACAAACTGTTTCCTACTGTCAATTTAGGCTATAAGTTTGATGCTTCGACATTACAGTTAAATTATAGCAAACGCATTAAGCGTCCTTCATTATATGCCTTATACCCGTTTAATGAAGTCACAGATTTAAATGCACAATATATCGGAAATCCTGATTTAAATCCTTCCTATACAGATGCGTTTGAAATGGCATTTCTTAAAAACTGGAAAACATTTACTCTGAATCCTTCGCTTTATTATCAATACGAAAAAGGCTTTATTCAAGATTATACGTATCGACAAGATGATATCTTTCTTACAACTCCGATAAATATTGATTACGAAATAAGAAGCGGAATTGAATTATCAACCTTATACAATCCGCTAAAATGGCTTCAGGTGAATGCCGAAATGAATTATTATCACTTCAAACAAAAAGGAAATTACATGGAACAAAATCTTAATTACAGCAGTCAGAACTTTACTGCTCGATTAAGTACGCAGATTAAACTTCCCGCTAAATTTAGTTTTCAAGGCCGTTATAACTTTCGTGGAGAAAAACGCAATGCGCAAACTATCAGCGAAGCCTTACAATCAATTGATTTCGGATTTAGCAAACTCCTTCTTAAAGATAAAGCCACTATTGTTTTTGATGTTACAAATGCTTTTAATCTTCGTCAATACAAAAGCGTTACATCTGGAACCGATTATATCATCAAAGATAATAGTATTCCAAATGCAGCGAGATATCGCCTAAGTTTTGTTTATCGTTTTAATCTAACCGATGCAAAAGCAATTCGACAAGCAAATGATGCTAATAGAGATTAG
- a CDS encoding histidine kinase: protein MFTSCNYYKEYVTTDVTYDVDYDHQKMDWGKSDSSSFRFQTDVEIQKRKDTSQSLGLQINAFGAFDVYWDGVLIGRNGQMAKSDRVEVPGTETSYYQIPNNLSKLGKHTVVLIGSQTYNREAERGIDVKLKDYLLLHRSPLIVVSFMNIMAGAFLIAGIYYFFLYLNSTRKELAVLLFGIICLLFFCLLIIEYVKYYLEIPYNEFYTRLKIIGWLTFAISMLVPWYFMLQFEFKRKKLVLLFLFIVLLAIYIGYYGHYDISAAYFTITARFFSIVIAIEAAIRKAKGGLIVAVGLLAGVVVNYFMFYDFGLFIAFTILVLCMLYLHTIRTKAMEEAHNASLLLSSRLQLELIKKNIQPHFLRNTLTSLIDWIEESPKEGVVFIRALAEEFDIMNDIAEDTLIPIRQEIDLCRRHLEVMSFRKEICYEWQEEGIEENETIPPAIFHTIIENGITHSLPPEQGCIVFCLKFVKEKQFKQYTLLTFAKNRQAKKDKRIGTGFKYIEARLTESYGTNWSFDSHAVEKGWETIIKILD, encoded by the coding sequence ATGTTTACCTCGTGTAACTATTACAAAGAGTACGTTACAACCGATGTAACCTATGATGTTGATTACGATCATCAGAAGATGGATTGGGGTAAATCGGATAGTTCGAGTTTTAGATTCCAAACAGATGTTGAAATACAAAAACGAAAAGACACTTCTCAATCGTTAGGGCTTCAGATAAATGCCTTTGGTGCTTTTGATGTGTATTGGGATGGAGTTTTGATTGGGAGAAATGGTCAAATGGCAAAATCAGATCGTGTTGAGGTGCCAGGAACAGAAACATCTTATTATCAAATACCTAATAATTTGTCTAAATTGGGCAAACACACTGTTGTTTTAATTGGTTCACAGACCTACAATAGAGAAGCTGAGCGCGGTATTGATGTAAAACTTAAAGATTATCTGCTGCTTCATCGTTCACCGCTTATCGTGGTTTCTTTTATGAATATTATGGCAGGTGCTTTCCTTATTGCAGGCATCTACTATTTTTTTTTATATCTAAATAGTACTCGAAAAGAACTAGCAGTTTTGCTTTTCGGAATTATTTGCCTGCTTTTCTTTTGTCTGCTAATTATCGAATATGTCAAGTATTATTTAGAAATTCCTTATAATGAATTTTATACTCGTTTAAAGATTATTGGCTGGCTTACTTTTGCTATTTCAATGCTCGTGCCGTGGTATTTTATGTTACAGTTTGAATTTAAAAGAAAGAAACTAGTGCTGCTTTTTTTGTTCATTGTCCTTTTAGCAATTTATATTGGCTATTATGGTCATTATGATATTTCGGCAGCCTATTTTACTATAACTGCCCGTTTCTTTTCTATTGTAATCGCTATTGAAGCCGCCATTAGAAAAGCAAAAGGCGGACTTATAGTTGCAGTTGGTTTATTGGCAGGAGTAGTGGTCAATTATTTTATGTTTTATGACTTCGGATTGTTTATTGCTTTTACCATTTTGGTGCTTTGCATGCTCTATCTCCATACCATACGGACAAAGGCAATGGAAGAAGCTCATAATGCATCATTGCTGCTTTCTTCAAGATTGCAATTAGAATTGATCAAGAAAAATATTCAGCCGCATTTTCTTCGAAATACTTTAACCTCGCTGATCGATTGGATTGAAGAATCGCCTAAAGAAGGGGTTGTTTTTATTCGCGCTCTAGCGGAAGAATTTGATATAATGAATGATATTGCCGAAGACACACTTATTCCAATCAGACAAGAAATTGATTTGTGCAGAAGACATTTAGAAGTAATGTCTTTTCGTAAAGAAATTTGTTATGAATGGCAAGAAGAGGGAATTGAGGAAAATGAAACGATTCCGCCTGCTATTTTTCATACCATTATAGAAAACGGAATTACACATAGTCTTCCTCCAGAACAAGGTTGTATTGTTTTTTGTTTGAAATTCGTCAAAGAGAAGCAATTCAAACAATACACTTTATTGACTTTTGCTAAAAATCGTCAAGCGAAAAAAGACAAGCGAATAGGAACGGGATTTAAATACATTGAAGCTAGATTAACAGAAAGTTACGGTACCAATTGGTCTTTCGATTCTCATGCTGTAGAAAAAGGGTGGGAAACCATCATTAAAATTTTGGATTAA
- a CDS encoding LytR/AlgR family response regulator transcription factor, which produces MKILIIEDEARIAKRVERMTRDFFDKDVQILLSDSLENGLSVIENNPIDLLLLDLNLNGEDGFEILQTFVAGSFQTIIISAYTDKAITAFNYGVLDFVPKPFDQNRLEQAFTRYTTQGKQSGGDVRFLAVRKAKTFRLVPVNEILYIKGAGIYTELHLANNKIELHDKSLEALEKLLPETFERIHKSYILCWEQADKIVVEAGGKYSMQLKNGDLLPIGRSKYKEIKNKLL; this is translated from the coding sequence ATGAAAATACTCATAATTGAAGATGAAGCTCGTATTGCCAAAAGAGTAGAAAGAATGACGCGTGATTTCTTTGACAAAGACGTGCAAATTCTGCTTTCTGATTCTCTTGAAAACGGACTTTCGGTTATTGAAAATAATCCAATCGATCTTCTGCTTCTAGATTTAAATCTGAATGGAGAAGATGGATTTGAAATCTTGCAGACTTTTGTGGCGGGTTCCTTTCAGACCATTATTATTTCTGCCTATACCGATAAAGCTATTACTGCCTTCAATTATGGAGTTTTGGATTTTGTACCCAAACCTTTCGATCAAAATAGATTGGAGCAAGCCTTTACGCGTTATACCACACAGGGAAAACAATCGGGTGGAGATGTTCGTTTTTTGGCGGTAAGAAAAGCAAAGACGTTCAGACTTGTGCCTGTTAATGAGATTTTATATATTAAAGGAGCAGGGATTTATACCGAATTACATTTGGCCAATAACAAAATAGAATTACACGATAAATCACTTGAAGCTTTAGAAAAACTGCTTCCTGAAACATTTGAAAGAATACATAAATCGTATATTTTATGTTGGGAGCAAGCAGACAAAATTGTGGTAGAAGCAGGAGGAAAGTACAGTATGCAACTTAAAAATGGTGATTTATTGCCAATTGGACGTTCTAAGTATAAAGAGATTAAGAATAAACTGCTATAG
- a CDS encoding GNAT family N-acetyltransferase — MITTKNLLIKPYRIADSECFFKSITDNSEYLYDYFANMIKVNDSLESTKKYLEQKEKEWLENKSYACGIFSKENNEFIGHISVREIDWRVPKGELAYFILKEHNGNNYAAEALTAFKNWCFATKKFNRLFMKIAEENAASIKVAERSGFVYEGLLKKDYRKREEELTDMKIYGYTEDLELVRTTSQNADFANLIVKLDENLASRNGDMQEYFNQFNKVDAIKHVIIAYINGIAVGCGAIKQFDNESVEVKRMFVSDEYRGRRIASKVLNELENWAKELGYASAVLETSNVQTEAVALYTKTYTVTENYGQYAGIDTSICFKKEL; from the coding sequence ATGATAACAACCAAAAACCTTTTAATAAAACCTTATAGAATAGCGGATTCCGAATGCTTTTTCAAAAGTATAACTGATAACAGTGAATATTTGTATGATTACTTTGCGAACATGATTAAAGTGAATGATAGCTTAGAATCAACAAAAAAATATTTGGAGCAGAAAGAGAAAGAATGGCTAGAAAATAAAAGTTATGCTTGCGGTATATTTTCAAAAGAAAACAATGAATTTATAGGACATATATCTGTACGAGAAATCGATTGGAGAGTTCCAAAAGGCGAACTGGCTTATTTTATTTTAAAAGAACATAACGGTAATAATTATGCAGCCGAAGCATTAACGGCTTTTAAAAACTGGTGTTTTGCAACTAAAAAGTTTAATAGGCTTTTTATGAAAATTGCAGAAGAAAACGCCGCAAGCATTAAAGTAGCCGAACGTTCTGGATTTGTGTATGAAGGACTTCTAAAAAAAGATTACAGAAAAAGAGAAGAAGAGTTGACAGATATGAAAATATACGGATATACTGAAGATTTGGAACTCGTAAGAACGACTTCTCAAAATGCAGATTTCGCCAATTTAATTGTAAAACTAGATGAGAATTTAGCAAGCCGAAATGGCGATATGCAAGAATACTTCAACCAATTTAATAAAGTTGATGCCATTAAGCACGTCATTATTGCTTATATCAACGGAATAGCAGTGGGCTGTGGAGCTATAAAACAATTTGATAATGAATCTGTTGAGGTAAAACGCATGTTTGTTTCTGACGAATATAGAGGAAGACGCATTGCATCAAAGGTTTTAAATGAGTTGGAAAACTGGGCTAAGGAATTAGGTTATGCATCGGCCGTTTTAGAAACCAGCAATGTGCAAACAGAAGCAGTTGCATTGTATACTAAAACGTATACGGTTACCGAAAATTACGGACAATATGCTGGAATAGATACTAGTATTTGCTTTAAAAAGGAATTGTAG
- a CDS encoding polysaccharide lyase has product MKKIIKLSCMLATAALVFYSCEKEQDLDVSQTAKKDSDLIANRDTISNNSAIQAGTTAKGTAGARTITLQTNTLSCPGGLCTSYGVWSTGVYTVWFQMKFNNGFYWSRGGKCGYGILIGDQNTGGDAAWDGNGGSARFMWYCPSGSNTAKGSGAYLQPYVYYRDQPGQYGNDFGKKYYIQEGVTYNCQISVKLNTGSNTDGYVKYYVNGTEILNEKIRWVTNDAKRNINAVSLHTFRGGSQSYWTAPVTSSIYYPSASWDAL; this is encoded by the coding sequence ATGAAGAAAATCATAAAATTATCTTGTATGCTCGCTACTGCAGCATTAGTGTTTTATTCCTGCGAAAAGGAGCAAGATTTAGATGTGTCCCAAACTGCTAAAAAAGATTCTGACTTAATCGCGAATAGAGACACTATTTCAAATAATTCCGCAATACAAGCCGGTACAACAGCAAAAGGAACTGCTGGAGCAAGAACGATCACTTTGCAAACCAACACCTTATCTTGTCCAGGCGGATTGTGCACCTCATATGGCGTATGGTCTACAGGCGTTTATACCGTTTGGTTCCAAATGAAATTTAACAATGGATTTTATTGGAGCCGAGGCGGTAAATGCGGATATGGCATCTTAATTGGTGACCAAAATACGGGTGGCGATGCTGCATGGGATGGAAACGGCGGTAGCGCAAGGTTTATGTGGTATTGTCCAAGCGGTTCTAATACAGCCAAAGGAAGCGGTGCTTATCTTCAACCTTACGTATATTATAGAGATCAGCCGGGACAATATGGTAACGATTTCGGAAAGAAATATTACATACAGGAAGGCGTTACCTATAACTGCCAAATATCTGTGAAGTTAAATACAGGATCAAATACTGACGGATACGTAAAATATTACGTGAACGGTACAGAGATATTGAACGAAAAAATTCGCTGGGTAACCAACGATGCTAAGCGAAATATAAATGCAGTAAGTCTTCATACTTTCCGAGGAGGAAGTCAAAGCTACTGGACAGCTCCTGTAACAAGCTCTATCTACTATCCTAGCGCATCTTGGGATGCTCTATAG